The stretch of DNA tcttcttcttttctttctttctcgcAGAGACGTTGTTATGAGTATTTAAATTGAGACCGGGAGGCGTCggctttttttttatcactagAGTTAGAGAACGTGTTGTTTTCAACCTAAGCCCATTAAGACCCTAGATATTCACTCcccaaattaatatattttttttaacgtattctttcttttctattattatttattattattataagtattttttttaaatacttagcAAAATATTCagtcaaattaaatacatcatgtcatacacatatatacttttcaaaaataataattgaataaaaaatataataataacaaccatATACAAATTATTGCATTTCATTAGAGACGTtaaggacaaaaaataaattttttgaatattgcagggatgaaattcaaaaagatatttttcagggactaaaactaaaaactattatatttacaaggaccaaaaattgtttcttttatcgattaatatttttataacgTCCACTTTAACTTTAAGgaccaaaaataatataataaatgaatttttcGATATGTAGTTTTGAGTAAAAACTAACCGGGCTTGACACGGTTAATTTATGCtagttatataaatattataatcacATGTTTTATTTGTGTAAAGTATACATgcgataaattaaattataaaatagttgtAGTCAAAATTgggataaattaaattatagaatAGTTGAAGTCAAAATTGGGCTTACAAGCAGAAAACACACGTGTAACGTTgctaatatatttaattaatttagcgGAACACGCATAATGAATTTCACTataaatatctaatattggCATTTCTTTCCCCATCCAAACCATAGAGTGGTAGAAGGAGAGTCATTTGTGAAGCATcccatttatttgaaaacttaaatatCTAATATGCCTGCTGTAGCTAACTTCGATCCTAATTCTAAACTCGACTTGCCTAGAAATGTTGCAGATTACCCCCCTAATGTTTGGGGGGATTTCTTCCTTCAATATGCTTCTGAATCTATGGTATGTAGTTAGTGTTTTTATGTTCTTCATGCGTACTATAAACCTCTTCATCAAACCTCACCATTAACATCTTTTTCTTCAACACATGCAGGAACCCGATCAGAGTAATGCAGCTGAAATTGATAGTTTAAAAAATGAAGTGAGAAATATGCTAGCTACAAACAATGAGAAGCCTTTCGATAAAGTCAAATTCATTGATTCCATATGTCGTTTGGGTGTCGGCTATCATTTTGAACATGAGATCGACCAAGTGTTGCAACTTATTCACAAGACTTATGTTGTAAATGGAGAAATAATTCTTGAAGATAACCTTCATTCTCTTGCCGTGCTATTTAGAGTATTAAGGCAACGTGGGCTTTACGTTTCACCTggtatataaaattttcaattttttaaatttatagtttttaatattGATCTTCAACATGAACTTTACTATTTAGAGTACTTAGGGGTGTCAAAATGATCAAGCCAACTCCAATCTAGACTACattgaaattttgaattgttACTAACTCTAAAGAGCATTCAATATTGTGgttgttaaataaaattacagatgtgttcaaaaaatttaaagacgGGCAAGGAATATTTAGCAAAAGGCTCATCGCAGATGTTGAGGGGATGTTAAGCTTGTACGAAGCATCACATATGATGATTCATGGAGAGGAAATTTTGGAAGAGGCCTTGGCTTTCACCTCTACTCACCTTAAGTCCATTTCCACCCAATTGAGCCCTTTTCTTGCAGCACAAGTCAAACATAGCTTAACGCAATCTCTCCGCAAAAACTTGTCGAGGCTAGAGGCACGACGCTACATCTCTGTATATGAGCAAGATGCATTCCATAATGTGGTTTTACTCAGGTTGGCAAAATTAGATTTTAATATGCTCCAAAGCCTACATCAAAAGGAATTTGGAAACATTTGCAAGTAAGTACTTTAAATTCCACTTTCCTTAATTtgtaacaaaagaaaatataaaagtggCTAATACCTTATTGGGTATCTTCATAGATGGTCGAAGGAGTTGGGTATCACTAAAAAACTACCGTATGCACGAGATCGAATAGTAGAATGTTGCTTTTGGAGTATGTCAGTATATTTTGAACCCCAATATTCTCAAGCAAGAAAAATGATGTCAAAAGTAATTGCTCACCTCTCATTCATTGATGATACATATGACTCATATGGAACTATTGATGAATTAGAACTTTTTACCAAGGCTGTTGAAAGGTAAATCATcgtatataaatattattttaagtgattaaattatgaaaaaaaaatttatagctAGAAAATGTGAAATTAATCGCTGATTCTATTATCAAATTtagtgataaaaaattaaaaattaacttcattttttagttatggtggctaaatatatattttttctatcaatgacacatatttttattcaaGTTATATAAACAAATGagcaataatttatatattgtaattgatTTTCAGGTGGGATATTAGCTGCTTGGATGATCTTCCAAATTATATGAAGTTACTTTATAAATCTCTATTAAATGTTTATGAGgaaataaaagaagaaacaaTAAAAGAAGGAAGAGAATATACCCTTAGCTACTTCGTAAAAGATGtaagagttttatttatttattattatttactttactCAACTATTAAGCAGATAATACCgttaaaataaattcatataaaaacaactttgttgaaaatttaatgTACGCTTCatttagaattaaaaatttatgaaaagtTTACTAATGACTTActcaataattataatacaaacaaatttattaaaggTTTTAAATTTATGGTAATGTAATATAATCCACTCACCTATGTCAGAGTTCGTGTGAGATGTATTGAATatcctttttaaaataaacgGGTCATAAATATGTGTTTATGAGATTTAAACGTTTTGATGATTCAATCAGATTGGctttcaaaagtattattaataaaatatatatttttctatgtaAGAATAGAAAATCAtcctatattataaaatttaaactaaaagaaaaaactccataacattaaatttttttattgtaaaagttatactctttattattaaattaactgATAATACAATTTAACATCGtaacataaagaaaaagaatttttttttatacatatcatattaataatatatattgtatGATGATGGCAGTTCAAAACAATAGTTCAAGCTTACATGACTGAGGCAAGATGGCTAGACAAAAACCATGTACCAACAATAGAAGAGTACATGCCCATATCAAAGATAACATCTGGTTACCCAGTATTGTCTACAACTTCTTTCGTTGGCATGGGCAGTATAGCTACTGAGGACATCTTCAATTGGGTAACAAATATGCCAAAAATTGTTAACGGTGCTGCTCTTGTTTGCAGATTAAATGATGAAATTGTGTCCAACgaggtattttatttcatttattatatttaattccaaaaacgtttctctaaaattaatatatgtgtgatatttttttaagaattgagTGTGTAAATAAGTTATAATGTCTTACACATGGGTCATACATCTATTTAGATAGATATTTGtgaaaaaatttaagaattaatataTCAAAGAGACGGACATAATCATATAACTTGAAGTTTTTATGGTTGAAATTGGATAGTCattaaaatctcaaatatactattttatcacaaatgatgatataaatatttaagtaacaATTATTTCATGGTGGACAGTTTGAACAGCAAAGAGGACATGTTTCCTCATTCTTGGAATGCTATATGATACAGTATGATACAAATAGGGAAGCTGCCATACAAGAATGCGAAAAGGGAATTGACAATGCATGGAAAGACATAAATGAGGATTGTCTTAGGCAAACGAAAGTTCCATTGCCTCTATTGACGTCCGTTATCAATTTGGCACGTTTTATTGAGGTTTATTACAAAGATAAAGATCACTACACACATTCCGAAGGACTAATGAAGACTCATATTAAAGCCTTAATTGTTGATCCTGTACcagtttaaaaaattcatttaagtCCCTTGATATGATTTGTATTCCTAAgctttataaataaaacttctGAGATGTGAAAGTTATGTTGTTTTAGAATAATCATTATCTTATCTTGTAATGTGTCtgaatttttaattaagtttatataGTTGGAAATTGatgtttaaaattaatatttattacaaaAACCTAACtatagtatttttattattcatttttatactaactatattcttttttatatataaaattgatatattaaaatattattaacaattatatcgtaatagttttataatattaacaaaGACAAgtgttttttctatttaaatctTGTATCAAACAGTGTTTGGATATTCGCCATGAATGTTTTCAA from Cicer arietinum cultivar CDC Frontier isolate Library 1 unplaced genomic scaffold, Cicar.CDCFrontier_v2.0 Ca_scaffold_3821_v2.0, whole genome shotgun sequence encodes:
- the LOC101492760 gene encoding probable terpene synthase 2, which codes for MPAVANFDPNSKLDLPRNVADYPPNVWGDFFLQYASESMEPDQSNAAEIDSLKNEVRNMLATNNEKPFDKVKFIDSICRLGVGYHFEHEIDQVLQLIHKTYVVNGEIILEDNLHSLAVLFRVLRQRGLYVSPDVFKKFKDGQGIFSKRLIADVEGMLSLYEASHMMIHGEEILEEALAFTSTHLKSISTQLSPFLAAQVKHSLTQSLRKNLSRLEARRYISVYEQDAFHNVVLLRLAKLDFNMLQSLHQKEFGNICKWSKELGITKKLPYARDRIVECCFWSMSVYFEPQYSQARKMMSKVIAHLSFIDDTYDSYGTIDELELFTKAVERWDISCLDDLPNYMKLLYKSLLNVYEEIKEETIKEGREYTLSYFVKDFKTIVQAYMTEARWLDKNHVPTIEEYMPISKITSGYPVLSTTSFVGMGSIATEDIFNWVTNMPKIVNGAALVCRLNDEIVSNEFEQQRGHVSSFLECYMIQYDTNREAAIQECEKGIDNAWKDINEDCLRQTKVPLPLLTSVINLARFIEVYYKDKDHYTHSEGLMKTHIKALIVDPVPV